A single window of Methylobacterium nodulans ORS 2060 DNA harbors:
- a CDS encoding YegP family protein: MIMRGIARPKEHGHHYLTQARGSVVIDVPLSTGPVINDISVRIADLGKVRNRPTDYKALVELFDVKVRGFRLVASVGAPDLAMHPDWDAVATLVGIAAVTTGGFEIYVDRAGQYRWRLRRPDGQIVADSGQGYRDRAACEFDLRWIRSSGLQSPIRSLDIN; this comes from the coding sequence ATGATCATGCGCGGCATCGCTCGACCCAAAGAACATGGCCACCATTATCTCACCCAAGCCCGTGGCAGCGTGGTCATTGATGTGCCATTATCTACCGGCCCCGTGATTAATGACATCAGCGTTCGCATCGCCGATCTCGGCAAAGTTCGCAACCGACCAACCGATTATAAGGCATTAGTGGAGCTTTTCGATGTGAAGGTTCGGGGGTTCCGGCTTGTCGCCTCTGTTGGAGCACCCGATCTTGCTATGCACCCAGACTGGGATGCTGTTGCAACACTGGTCGGGATCGCTGCCGTGACGACAGGCGGATTTGAGATCTACGTTGATCGCGCAGGCCAATATCGCTGGCGATTGCGACGCCCGGACGGACAGATTGTCGCCGACAGCGGCCAAGGCTACCGTGACCGCGCGGCGTGCGAGTTCGATTTACGCTGGATCCGCTCGTCTGGCTTGCAATCGCCCATTCGATCACTCGATATCAACTAA
- a CDS encoding recombinase family protein yields MAVYGYARVSSTDQDVALQEAALRSAGCEIIRAEKKSGTSTEGRTELQTLMDFARNGDTIVVTRIDRLARSIADLAAIVRTLEQKGVALRATEQPIDTSTAAGRCFLQMLGVFAEFETNLRRERQLEGIAKAKAAGVYEGKGRPATIPADKVRELAAAGMGPSAIARQMRISRMSVHRALKADAP; encoded by the coding sequence ATGGCCGTGTACGGGTACGCGCGGGTGAGCAGCACGGATCAGGACGTGGCCCTCCAAGAAGCCGCGCTGCGGTCCGCCGGCTGCGAGATTATCCGGGCCGAGAAGAAGTCTGGGACCAGCACCGAGGGCCGCACCGAGCTTCAGACGTTGATGGATTTCGCCCGGAACGGCGACACGATCGTGGTCACGCGGATCGACCGCCTCGCCCGCTCCATCGCGGACCTCGCCGCGATCGTCCGGACCCTGGAGCAGAAGGGTGTGGCGCTGCGGGCGACAGAGCAGCCAATAGACACCAGCACCGCGGCTGGCCGCTGCTTCCTGCAGATGCTGGGCGTCTTCGCCGAGTTCGAGACCAACCTCCGGCGCGAGCGCCAGCTCGAAGGCATCGCCAAGGCGAAGGCTGCCGGCGTCTACGAGGGGAAGGGCCGGCCGGCGACGATCCCAGCCGACAAGGTGCGGGAGCTGGCAGCGGCCGGCATGGGCCCGTCCGCCATCGCGCGTCAGATGAGGATCAGCCGGATGTCGGTGCATCGCGCCCTCAAGGCGGACGCTCCCTGA
- a CDS encoding M64 family metallopeptidase, translated as MLSAPGEAMLDVKLFVNRFHGPFPDLYERWWDGEEWIWVNHGRPGVTLVGGPGAAMMNSKLFVGTANGHLFERFWTGAAWVWVDHGLPPGTRVVTAPGAAMMNSKLFVGTANGHLFERFWTGAAWVWVDHGLPPGTRVVTAPGAAMMNSKLFVGTANGHLFERFWTGAAWVWVDHGLPPGTRVVTAPGAAMMNSKLFVGTANGHLFERFWTGAAWVWVDHGLPPGTRVVTAPGAAMMNSKLFVGTANGHLFERFWTGAAWVWVDHGLPPGTRVVTAPGAAMMNSKLFVSTANDHLFERFWTGAAWAWVDHGTARHDDARHVLGIPGSDPKLTIAIMGDGFAEADLNTYHGVVQNDVLGALGLDQLSGHQADFRIIRIDVVSTESLVTERQYDKKGTEDPSDDSILSEQLRSSRLGVIANGEWSHNWFDIPAFTRTRIEKLRRRFAPDADHIIVVVNSTKNGGLSSVGPGVAFFNRLEESDVIAHELGHNLFELNDEYVNDTRTFSGTSASANTSERPANWANLKWSALVTAGAPLPTDPAALPAGWDPRTSVGAFEGAGGRFSKGLFRPVLQCRMNQNTPPWCPVCARKIADDLGAFK; from the coding sequence ATGCTGAGCGCACCCGGGGAGGCGATGCTAGACGTTAAGCTATTCGTAAACCGCTTTCACGGTCCGTTCCCTGACCTGTATGAGCGCTGGTGGGACGGCGAAGAGTGGATCTGGGTGAACCATGGGCGCCCTGGCGTAACGCTGGTGGGAGGGCCAGGTGCCGCGATGATGAACTCCAAGCTGTTCGTGGGCACCGCGAACGGTCACCTCTTCGAGCGATTTTGGACCGGAGCGGCCTGGGTGTGGGTCGACCATGGCTTGCCGCCAGGCACAAGGGTGGTCACGGCGCCAGGCGCCGCGATGATGAACTCCAAGCTGTTCGTGGGCACCGCGAACGGTCACCTCTTCGAGCGATTTTGGACCGGAGCGGCCTGGGTGTGGGTCGACCATGGCTTGCCGCCAGGCACAAGGGTGGTCACGGCGCCAGGTGCCGCGATGATGAACTCCAAGCTGTTCGTGGGCACCGCGAACGGTCACCTCTTCGAGCGATTTTGGACCGGAGCGGCCTGGGTGTGGGTCGACCATGGCTTGCCGCCAGGCACAAGGGTGGTCACGGCGCCAGGCGCCGCGATGATGAACTCCAAGCTGTTCGTGGGCACCGCGAACGGTCACCTCTTCGAGCGATTTTGGACCGGAGCGGCCTGGGTGTGGGTCGACCATGGCTTGCCGCCAGGCACAAGGGTGGTCACGGCGCCAGGCGCCGCGATGATGAACTCCAAGCTGTTCGTGGGCACCGCGAACGGTCACCTCTTCGAGCGATTTTGGACCGGAGCGGCCTGGGTGTGGGTCGACCATGGCTTGCCGCCAGGCACAAGGGTGGTCACGGCGCCAGGCGCCGCGATGATGAACTCCAAGCTGTTCGTAAGCACCGCGAACGATCACCTCTTCGAGCGATTTTGGACCGGAGCGGCCTGGGCGTGGGTCGACCATGGTACAGCGCGGCACGACGATGCCCGGCATGTGCTAGGCATTCCTGGCTCTGACCCGAAGTTGACAATTGCCATAATGGGCGACGGGTTTGCCGAGGCCGACCTCAACACCTACCACGGTGTCGTACAGAACGACGTCTTGGGTGCACTGGGCCTCGACCAACTCAGCGGCCACCAAGCCGATTTCCGAATAATCCGCATCGACGTAGTCTCCACAGAGAGCTTGGTCACCGAACGACAGTACGACAAGAAGGGTACCGAAGACCCATCAGATGACAGCATCCTTTCAGAGCAGTTACGGTCCTCGCGGCTTGGAGTTATCGCTAATGGTGAGTGGAGCCACAATTGGTTCGATATTCCGGCGTTCACGAGAACGCGTATTGAGAAGCTCCGACGAAGGTTTGCGCCGGACGCTGACCACATCATCGTCGTCGTCAACTCGACAAAGAATGGTGGCCTCAGCTCAGTCGGCCCAGGTGTCGCCTTCTTCAACAGATTGGAAGAAAGCGACGTCATCGCGCATGAGCTCGGTCACAATCTTTTCGAGTTGAATGACGAGTATGTGAATGACACACGCACTTTCTCTGGGACGAGCGCCTCTGCGAATACGTCGGAGCGTCCAGCAAATTGGGCAAATTTGAAATGGTCGGCTTTGGTCACTGCGGGCGCGCCGCTCCCGACCGATCCTGCGGCTCTCCCTGCCGGGTGGGACCCACGAACAAGCGTGGGAGCGTTCGAAGGTGCCGGTGGCCGGTTCAGCAAAGGGCTTTTTCGGCCTGTGCTTCAGTGCCGAATGAACCAAAACACTCCGCCTTGGTGTCCAGTCTGTGCCCGCAAAATAGCAGACGATCTGGGAGCCTTTAAATGA
- a CDS encoding AlbA family DNA-binding domain-containing protein: MNVELKRWIDPTDPKGIAKIALAAIALRNRNGGYLVIGFDNDTLSPDPNNKPANVRAAFHVDIIQGIISKYVSNPFEIQIGFAERGGQEFPIIAVPEGTTVPVAAKGDLPDPTNKHKFLIRADTVYFRTLNSNGRPSTSAAKASDWRDIVEICFENREADIGRFLRRHLGGENLLRFITNAQEKLAALKPVPTATEHARMVLEAGKKFRDEAIADRQLSARDQELLKCGTWSAALAIDPPLPATDSNHEFLNTIFGSNPQYTGWPVWLDSRPFADERHRPYKKQKAWEALILSTQAGLMSSHVDFLRMDAKGEFYLWRVLQDDMTDKVEPKTQLDPALMVYRVAEVIAVGISFARALGCDETSTLGFCFEWDNLKGRTLSSWANPELYFSKRGKIQDNTVSTCIEVPLTTPLPSIVPYVSQAVADLFSAFDGFVYSERGIEQRVEKLLSRQW, translated from the coding sequence TTGAACGTCGAACTGAAACGGTGGATCGATCCGACTGATCCGAAAGGAATTGCCAAGATTGCCTTGGCCGCGATTGCTCTGCGTAACCGCAACGGAGGTTATCTGGTCATTGGCTTCGACAACGATACCTTATCTCCCGACCCGAATAACAAACCGGCCAACGTGCGAGCCGCATTCCATGTCGATATTATTCAGGGGATAATATCAAAATACGTTTCCAACCCTTTTGAAATTCAGATTGGCTTTGCCGAACGTGGCGGCCAAGAGTTTCCAATTATTGCCGTGCCGGAGGGCACAACTGTTCCGGTTGCCGCAAAAGGCGATCTGCCCGACCCAACAAATAAGCATAAGTTTCTAATTCGTGCGGATACGGTGTATTTCCGCACCCTTAACTCGAACGGAAGGCCCAGCACGTCCGCTGCAAAAGCTTCGGACTGGCGGGATATCGTTGAAATATGCTTCGAGAACCGCGAGGCGGATATTGGCCGGTTTCTGCGCCGTCACCTTGGCGGCGAGAACCTGTTGCGCTTCATCACCAACGCCCAAGAGAAATTGGCGGCCCTGAAACCAGTGCCGACCGCCACCGAGCATGCCCGTATGGTGTTGGAGGCAGGTAAGAAATTCCGTGATGAAGCCATTGCTGATCGCCAGCTTTCCGCGCGCGATCAAGAGTTGCTAAAGTGCGGAACGTGGAGTGCCGCCCTTGCAATTGATCCGCCGTTGCCTGCTACGGACTCCAACCATGAGTTTCTAAATACTATCTTCGGTTCAAACCCTCAATATACAGGCTGGCCGGTATGGCTAGACTCACGACCATTCGCAGATGAACGGCACAGGCCCTATAAAAAGCAGAAAGCGTGGGAAGCTCTCATATTGAGCACTCAGGCTGGCTTAATGAGTAGCCATGTCGATTTCCTGCGTATGGACGCCAAGGGTGAATTCTATCTGTGGCGGGTCTTACAGGATGATATGACGGACAAGGTGGAACCAAAGACACAGCTCGATCCGGCGCTGATGGTCTATCGCGTGGCCGAGGTGATCGCGGTTGGCATCAGCTTCGCGCGCGCCCTTGGCTGTGATGAGACATCAACGCTTGGGTTCTGCTTTGAATGGGACAACCTCAAAGGCCGCACTCTGTCGTCATGGGCTAATCCTGAATTGTATTTCTCCAAGCGAGGGAAAATTCAAGATAACACGGTTTCTACATGCATAGAGGTGCCGCTTACAACGCCCCTACCGTCAATCGTTCCATACGTCAGCCAAGCTGTCGCGGACCTGTTTTCAGCGTTTGATGGCTTTGTCTATTCGGAGCGTGGCATTGAGCAGCGTGTTGAAAAGCTTCTAAGCCGCCAATGGTAA
- a CDS encoding helicase DnaB gives MSQGLQLLSAVLAANSRAAMRMLDPGLFTPEELPARNFIVNHYRAYGQRPTPEVCRENGHRLVPATEPVDYYLTRVKNRAIGRAWQAAHPSFAQAMAQANVEQGVQVLTQMVREANRFNTTSAVISLADAAQMVREDYDVARDLDGLRGITFGWEPLDQITLGQADGDVTVFVARPGIGKSWTMLYCALAAWRAGHSVLFVSMEMTVLQTARRYIAMLSGLNPKSIREGRMSTWAQDLLYDTINSTENGAPFHFLAGDLERSVADVDNLAMEFTPDIIFVDAAYLLDPENRGGKFAKYAKHETLQDVFKGLKQLATRRNVPVTVSVQFNRTKDEQGKKGLDQIGGSDWIGQIASNVLSIDLGEEPNQRTTRRYKLHKARDADDGFEFETNFAFSPFDMEFRREIIDDETAATAEMVDLQEHML, from the coding sequence ATGAGCCAGGGACTTCAGCTTCTCTCGGCTGTGCTGGCGGCCAACTCTCGGGCGGCAATGCGAATGCTGGATCCGGGGCTCTTCACCCCGGAGGAGCTGCCCGCCCGCAACTTCATCGTCAACCACTACCGGGCCTATGGGCAGCGCCCGACCCCGGAGGTGTGCCGGGAGAACGGGCACCGTCTCGTGCCGGCGACCGAGCCCGTCGACTACTACCTGACCAGGGTCAAGAACCGGGCCATCGGGCGGGCATGGCAGGCGGCGCACCCCTCCTTCGCCCAGGCCATGGCCCAGGCCAATGTCGAGCAGGGCGTCCAAGTCCTGACGCAGATGGTCCGGGAGGCCAACCGCTTCAACACGACCTCGGCCGTCATCAGCCTCGCCGACGCCGCCCAGATGGTGCGCGAGGACTACGATGTGGCGCGCGACCTGGACGGCCTGCGCGGCATCACCTTTGGCTGGGAACCTCTGGACCAGATCACGCTGGGCCAAGCCGATGGCGACGTGACCGTGTTCGTGGCCCGGCCCGGCATCGGCAAGTCGTGGACGATGCTCTACTGCGCGCTGGCGGCGTGGCGGGCCGGACACTCCGTCCTGTTCGTGTCGATGGAGATGACAGTCCTTCAGACGGCCCGGCGCTACATCGCCATGCTGTCGGGCCTCAACCCGAAGTCGATCCGTGAAGGGCGCATGTCCACCTGGGCCCAGGATCTTCTCTACGACACGATCAACAGCACCGAGAACGGCGCCCCCTTCCACTTCCTCGCGGGTGATCTGGAGCGGAGCGTGGCTGACGTCGACAACCTCGCGATGGAGTTCACGCCTGACATCATCTTCGTGGACGCGGCCTACCTGCTCGACCCCGAGAACCGGGGCGGCAAGTTCGCGAAGTACGCCAAGCACGAGACGTTGCAGGATGTCTTCAAGGGGCTGAAGCAGCTCGCGACCCGTCGCAACGTCCCGGTCACCGTTTCGGTCCAGTTCAACCGGACCAAGGACGAGCAGGGCAAGAAGGGTCTCGACCAGATCGGCGGCTCGGACTGGATCGGTCAGATAGCCTCCAACGTCCTCTCGATTGATCTGGGCGAGGAGCCCAATCAACGCACGACCCGGCGCTACAAGCTGCACAAGGCGCGCGACGCCGACGACGGTTTCGAGTTCGAGACCAACTTCGCCTTCTCTCCCTTCGACATGGAGTTCCGCAGGGAGATCATCGACGACGAGACTGCGGCCACCGCCGAGATGGTCGATCTGCAAGAGCACATGCTATGA